From Arcticibacter tournemirensis, one genomic window encodes:
- a CDS encoding glycoside hydrolase family 97 protein has protein sequence MKLLSLLLLLAASFNVCAQKYVLKSPDQKLRVEVHVGDSIRYSVFFKQQELIRPSVVSMVFDNLTLGDQATVKKAKNRNYKSVIHPPYGKSAELIAHYNELQISFTKSYSLVFRAYNEGVAYRFVTDFKDSVKVKNEIASFKINGSPGAFYPETGIYTSWEVPYVEYKSVSDIKAGQRAITPALFAYGSTGIKLMIAEADLFAYPGMYLRKEAEAFSGDWAAYPAKTEMGSWGNFVSVVKERKDFIAKTGGKRDYPWRVIIATDNDADLLTNELIYKLSGPSAVKDQSWIKPGKATWEWWHDAMLPGADIPSGMKNRNTVLYKYYIDFAARHKLEYIMIDAGWSNVYDLKKPNPDVDIQEVIGYGARKKVAVFLWCVATSLLTDLDQNLDYLKGLGAAGIKVDFFDRDDQEAIEWMERIAKVAAEKRLMVNFHGCAKPAGLQRRYPNVVNYEAVRGAECSKWDYTANPRHHLLIPFIRMAAGPMDYTPGSMRNRQKETFKPVDPGLPFTQGTRCHELAMYVLYDQPFAMLCDSPTEYEKYQDIMKYLSAVPVSFDETRVLSARLGEYALVAKRKQKEWFIGAMADWAQRDLKVDFSFLPDGVTLTAEVYRDGKDADKNAEQYEHTTLNVNNRSVMDLHLAPGGGAVIYLHP, from the coding sequence ATGAAATTATTATCCCTGTTGTTGCTTCTTGCAGCTTCTTTTAATGTCTGCGCCCAGAAATATGTGTTAAAGTCGCCGGATCAGAAGCTTCGGGTGGAAGTACATGTCGGCGACAGCATTCGTTATAGTGTATTCTTTAAGCAGCAGGAGTTGATCCGTCCTTCAGTTGTCTCCATGGTTTTCGATAACCTCACGCTTGGTGACCAAGCCACAGTGAAGAAGGCTAAGAATCGAAATTATAAATCGGTGATACACCCGCCCTATGGCAAGTCTGCTGAGTTAATTGCTCATTACAATGAACTGCAAATCAGTTTTACGAAGTCGTATTCATTGGTATTCAGGGCTTATAATGAAGGTGTCGCTTATCGCTTTGTTACTGATTTCAAAGACTCTGTGAAGGTGAAGAACGAAATAGCAAGCTTTAAGATCAATGGATCGCCGGGAGCATTTTATCCGGAAACCGGCATCTATACCTCCTGGGAAGTTCCCTATGTAGAGTATAAGTCGGTAAGCGATATAAAAGCTGGTCAGAGGGCTATTACCCCCGCTCTGTTTGCGTATGGGAGTACCGGCATTAAGCTAATGATTGCCGAGGCGGATCTTTTTGCCTACCCCGGTATGTATCTCAGGAAAGAAGCAGAAGCATTTTCCGGTGATTGGGCGGCTTATCCTGCTAAAACTGAAATGGGTAGTTGGGGAAACTTCGTATCAGTAGTGAAGGAAAGGAAAGACTTCATCGCTAAGACTGGGGGTAAGAGGGACTATCCATGGCGCGTCATTATTGCTACAGATAACGATGCAGACCTGCTCACCAATGAACTCATCTACAAGCTCTCGGGGCCATCGGCTGTTAAGGATCAATCATGGATAAAACCGGGAAAAGCAACATGGGAATGGTGGCACGATGCCATGCTGCCGGGAGCGGATATTCCGTCGGGAATGAAAAACAGGAACACAGTCCTTTACAAGTATTATATTGATTTTGCAGCCAGGCATAAGCTCGAATATATCATGATAGATGCCGGATGGTCTAATGTCTATGATCTCAAAAAACCAAACCCGGATGTCGATATTCAAGAGGTGATAGGGTATGGCGCCCGGAAGAAGGTAGCGGTTTTTCTATGGTGTGTTGCAACATCGCTGCTGACCGACCTTGACCAGAACCTGGACTATTTAAAGGGGCTGGGAGCTGCCGGGATTAAAGTCGATTTCTTTGACAGGGACGATCAGGAGGCTATAGAGTGGATGGAAAGAATAGCAAAGGTAGCTGCAGAGAAAAGGCTGATGGTGAACTTTCATGGCTGTGCAAAGCCTGCAGGTTTGCAGCGAAGGTATCCTAATGTTGTCAATTATGAAGCGGTAAGAGGAGCCGAATGCTCAAAATGGGATTACACAGCCAACCCACGGCATCATTTGCTGATTCCCTTTATCCGTATGGCTGCGGGGCCGATGGATTATACTCCCGGGTCGATGAGAAACCGGCAGAAGGAGACATTTAAGCCGGTTGATCCTGGTTTGCCCTTCACTCAGGGCACCCGTTGTCACGAACTGGCGATGTATGTTCTCTACGACCAGCCCTTTGCCATGTTATGTGATTCTCCCACAGAATACGAAAAGTATCAGGATATTATGAAATACCTTTCAGCTGTACCAGTGTCATTTGACGAGACCAGGGTATTAAGCGCCAGGCTTGGAGAATACGCCCTGGTTGCTAAAAGAAAGCAAAAGGAATGGTTTATAGGAGCTATGGCCGACTGGGCGCAAAGAGATCTGAAGGTCGATTTTTCCTTTCTGCCAGATGGTGTGACGCTTACTGCTGAAGTATACAGGGACGGGAAAGACGCTGATAAAAATGCAGAACAATACGAACATACCACGCTGAATGTAAACAATCGTTCTGTAATGGATCTCCATCTGGCGCCGGGTGGTGGTGCTGTGATTTATCTCCATCCTTAA
- a CDS encoding aldose epimerase family protein — protein MNLQISSNLAISSKSWGQHKGEELVLLKIENKAGAYVELTNYGASVVSIVVPDKHNKPGNVVLGFPGPEGYVEDSCYIGATVGRFANRIAGASFMLDGISWQLDKNEYGHSNHGGKDGFNSKVFKFRVSEDSVYFNLKSNDGDGGYPGNLDFTVRYQWTDNCELLISYSAFTDKLTVANFTNHSYFNLSGRNTKIGNHELTVYSQRILELRTDYIPTGRVVPTGALTLDGRKIKEKLRKKGNTLLGVNHYYILDPSTDGHLQLAAKLSEEESGRMLRVYTTYPGLMVYTGDFLKSRLAGHLHRAYESFDGLCLECQYYPDSPNHPAFPSTALNPGQLYNHQILFTFSLV, from the coding sequence ATGAATTTACAGATTTCCAGCAATTTAGCGATTTCCAGCAAGTCGTGGGGGCAGCATAAAGGAGAAGAATTAGTTCTATTAAAAATTGAGAATAAGGCGGGAGCATATGTGGAACTGACAAATTATGGCGCCTCCGTGGTTTCTATAGTTGTTCCCGATAAACACAATAAGCCGGGGAACGTGGTACTTGGGTTTCCTGGGCCTGAAGGATATGTTGAAGATTCTTGTTATATCGGTGCTACTGTCGGTAGATTCGCTAATCGTATAGCGGGAGCCAGTTTTATGTTGGATGGCATAAGCTGGCAACTGGATAAGAATGAGTACGGCCATTCTAATCATGGCGGGAAAGATGGGTTCAATTCAAAGGTTTTTAAGTTTAGAGTTTCGGAGGATTCCGTGTATTTTAACTTAAAAAGTAACGACGGTGACGGCGGATATCCCGGGAACCTGGATTTTACCGTGAGGTACCAATGGACCGACAATTGCGAACTGCTGATCAGTTATTCAGCTTTTACCGATAAGTTGACGGTAGCCAATTTTACTAATCATTCTTACTTTAATCTCTCTGGTAGGAACACGAAGATAGGTAATCATGAACTGACTGTCTACTCACAAAGAATTTTGGAGTTGAGAACTGACTATATTCCAACGGGCAGGGTTGTTCCGACGGGGGCGCTAACGTTAGACGGAAGAAAAATAAAAGAGAAGCTGCGGAAAAAAGGTAACACCCTTTTAGGAGTAAATCACTACTACATTCTTGATCCTTCAACGGACGGTCATTTGCAGCTTGCCGCCAAATTATCGGAAGAGGAAAGCGGCAGGATGCTTAGGGTTTATACTACTTACCCCGGGTTGATGGTGTATACAGGCGACTTTCTGAAAAGCCGTTTAGCCGGGCATTTACATAGAGCCTACGAGTCGTTCGATGGTCTTTGTCTGGAATGCCAGTACTATCCGGATAGTCCAAATCATCCCGCTTTCCCGTCAACGGCTCTCAATCCTGGCCAATTATATAATCACCAGATTCTGTTCACCTTTAGTCTCGTCTGA
- a CDS encoding RagB/SusD family nutrient uptake outer membrane protein, whose amino-acid sequence MKRKYIVILTVFIIILSGACKDFIEEEPQTALTEEQVFKSLDNIEPLVLGLYTSWRNVKKDRGGFMFTLGSDEAQQGAFQVMTDDRQAGLDRYNGFLTASNTALAQQWDSRWPVISTAAKVIYSLQFNSEDQNRKDMILGEASFIRAALTFEIAQYWGEIPIIDFEKFKEYGTRRQPLNLVYNAIRVDLENAVSFLPDVQQDKRRATKGAALSLLGKLYLYAPQESGLRDYAKAKECFQKVIESGRYALVPNYADLWNPSRPNTTESIFEFQFNNTYPDNNQTQWQMGSRSLAEMDQYCYFGGYDLMVPTRYCYQTVSEGGLWEEGDVRKNESIRYDFTYKGRTPVLNPTFGGDELDPHVKKYEDTRTDGTLSFWYSGKNIFYLRYSDILLCYAETLNETGNTSQAVDVVNTVRQRAWGGNLPSDKRWNNGMSQVDFRTKILDERMRELCFEGWRRMDLIRSGKLVELVKERNRWTKESGTIQAFHNRYPIPLQEIKQNDDIADSDQNPGYLNQ is encoded by the coding sequence ATGAAAAGGAAATATATTGTTATTCTGACTGTATTCATTATAATATTGTCGGGAGCCTGCAAGGATTTTATTGAAGAAGAGCCACAAACTGCTTTGACGGAAGAACAGGTTTTTAAAAGTCTCGATAATATAGAACCCTTGGTTTTGGGTTTGTATACGAGTTGGAGAAATGTAAAAAAAGACCGCGGTGGATTTATGTTTACCCTCGGATCCGACGAAGCTCAGCAAGGAGCATTTCAGGTGATGACGGATGATCGACAAGCGGGATTGGATAGATACAACGGTTTTCTTACTGCAAGCAACACTGCACTGGCGCAACAGTGGGATAGCCGATGGCCTGTGATTTCAACTGCAGCGAAGGTTATTTATTCTCTTCAGTTTAATTCGGAAGATCAAAATCGCAAGGATATGATACTTGGAGAGGCGAGTTTTATAAGAGCAGCTTTAACGTTTGAAATAGCACAGTATTGGGGTGAAATCCCGATTATAGATTTTGAGAAGTTTAAAGAATATGGAACGAGGCGCCAGCCTCTAAACCTCGTTTATAATGCGATCAGGGTCGATCTGGAAAATGCAGTGAGCTTTCTTCCCGACGTTCAACAGGATAAAAGAAGAGCAACAAAAGGGGCCGCTTTATCGCTCCTTGGAAAATTGTATTTATATGCGCCGCAGGAGTCTGGACTGAGAGACTATGCTAAGGCAAAAGAGTGTTTCCAGAAAGTTATAGAGAGTGGAAGATATGCACTGGTGCCAAATTATGCCGATTTGTGGAACCCATCTCGTCCCAATACCACCGAATCTATTTTTGAGTTTCAGTTTAATAATACCTACCCTGATAATAATCAGACGCAGTGGCAAATGGGGTCGAGATCACTCGCCGAGATGGATCAGTATTGTTATTTCGGAGGTTACGATCTGATGGTACCAACCCGGTACTGTTATCAAACGGTCAGCGAGGGCGGATTGTGGGAAGAAGGCGATGTTAGAAAGAACGAAAGTATTCGCTATGACTTTACTTACAAAGGAAGAACTCCTGTGTTGAACCCCACTTTTGGGGGGGATGAATTAGATCCTCACGTAAAAAAGTATGAAGACACGCGGACCGATGGAACCCTTAGCTTTTGGTACTCAGGAAAAAATATCTTTTACCTGCGTTATTCTGATATTCTGCTCTGCTATGCCGAAACATTAAATGAGACCGGGAATACATCTCAGGCGGTCGATGTGGTAAACACAGTGAGGCAAAGAGCGTGGGGCGGCAACCTACCATCAGACAAGAGATGGAATAATGGAATGTCTCAGGTCGATTTCAGGACAAAAATACTTGACGAGCGTATGAGGGAGTTGTGTTTTGAGGGTTGGAGAAGAATGGATTTGATCAGATCTGGAAAGCTGGTAGAGCTTGTAAAGGAGCGCAACAGATGGACAAAGGAGTCAGGTACTATTCAGGCTTTTCATAACAGATACCCGATACCCTTGCAGGAGATCAAACAAAATGACGACATCGCGGATTCGGATCAGAATCCGGGATATCTGAATCAATAA
- a CDS encoding SusC/RagA family TonB-linked outer membrane protein has product MKRAKLKRVPIVFVLVLLFCLPLSTLYSQELLKVSGQVKGKDDGYPIPGVTVSIKGSKTATSTDGDGRFSIQAPKGSVMIFTAIGFEAGETQVSTSQLNVTLIPVSSMLSEVTVVGVSMKKKDLTGSVGHLSGEKIKELPVTSVNQAIQGRIPGVLIQNNDPRPGGNATIKIRGNNSIQFGSNPIYVVDGLVIEDGFNSINPDDIASVDVLKDASATALYGSRGANGVVVITSKKGVKGEGRFDYNAWAGLQSFTRNVQYLNASQIVDLRVDAYANKYMDDNPGSDRQAYINSLLATGSSAFGNDELETYKQGKSYNWLDEIRRQGIQQNHAVGFSKGTEEGSVYVSLNYTNQKGLLKNSNYKRYGGQVNLDQKIKRWLKIGTNTSFSRTEEGYIDGGVFNIAANANPLLAINDTTNYLSWKGIQSTDLYNPLRSLRIDGKGNQNRLLTTNYIVLNPVEGLNIRSGFSADIRNQNYYNYFPRDIGQSLRNSTNGSATHKKDNWLNWQWDNSISYDRNYGRHNFSGLVSFGLTRNNYDYNQITAWGFATDDFSYKYLGGAYLKDKFQLASDFVTNSLISYVARLNYSYDNKYFATLTSRYDGSSRFGNGNRWGLFPSLALSWDIGKEEFMRNLRFDILKVRAGYGIAGNQNIPNFAYRSLYWPQISNNSVTYVSDGRLGNESLRWEKQKQLNFGLDGAILNNRLSFSADYFVIHNDDLLMRRTLSSTTGFSNTIDNVGSLLNKGVEFLVNIQAVKKKEVQWDFSLNISSYKNKITKLYGNVDAIYNFGGFTGVEIQREGNLFLGRSLNSIYTYQFDRVAQESDMERIADIDFGGRTIRPGDIIPIDQNGDRKIDDADRVVVGKTDPKFYGGFSSNLFYRNLSLNAVFNYNYGGRRVNYFYEGLMGGTGEYAGVEDQLDRWTPQNTDTDIPRAYRGAGRYSIGETDYSVQSISFLRLTALTVSYDFKQNFVKKANLRNLKLYFTTSNLFTLTKYKGYDPEGGDGYPTARMFVTGINVGF; this is encoded by the coding sequence ATGAAACGTGCAAAACTTAAAAGAGTACCAATAGTCTTTGTGTTGGTGCTCCTGTTCTGTCTGCCGCTAAGTACACTGTATTCTCAGGAACTATTGAAGGTCTCAGGACAGGTAAAAGGAAAAGATGACGGCTACCCGATTCCAGGAGTTACAGTCTCGATCAAAGGGAGTAAAACTGCTACGAGTACAGATGGAGACGGACGATTTTCCATCCAGGCACCAAAGGGATCTGTAATGATCTTTACTGCCATAGGTTTTGAAGCCGGGGAGACGCAGGTTTCCACTTCTCAGTTGAACGTAACGTTAATTCCAGTATCGAGCATGCTTTCAGAAGTGACTGTCGTTGGAGTAAGCATGAAAAAGAAGGATCTGACCGGTTCCGTTGGCCATCTTTCGGGAGAAAAGATAAAGGAACTTCCAGTAACCAGTGTAAATCAGGCTATTCAAGGCCGTATTCCTGGTGTTTTGATTCAGAATAATGATCCCCGACCCGGAGGAAATGCAACCATAAAGATAAGAGGTAATAACTCGATTCAATTTGGCTCCAATCCCATTTATGTTGTTGACGGACTGGTTATAGAGGACGGGTTTAATTCGATAAATCCTGACGATATTGCTAGTGTAGACGTTCTAAAGGATGCATCTGCCACTGCTTTATATGGCTCAAGGGGAGCAAATGGGGTTGTTGTGATCACATCTAAGAAGGGAGTAAAGGGAGAGGGGCGGTTTGATTACAACGCCTGGGCCGGATTACAATCATTCACGAGAAATGTTCAGTATCTCAATGCGTCACAAATTGTTGACTTGAGGGTTGACGCCTATGCAAACAAATATATGGACGACAATCCAGGAAGCGACCGACAAGCTTATATTAATTCCTTGCTTGCTACAGGATCCAGTGCTTTTGGTAACGATGAACTGGAAACTTACAAGCAGGGAAAAAGCTATAACTGGCTGGATGAAATTCGCCGGCAAGGGATTCAACAAAATCATGCAGTTGGCTTTTCGAAAGGAACAGAAGAGGGTTCTGTATATGTAAGCCTGAACTATACAAATCAGAAAGGGCTGTTAAAGAATTCCAACTATAAACGTTACGGTGGTCAGGTAAATTTAGATCAGAAAATAAAGAGATGGTTAAAGATTGGAACTAATACCTCCTTTTCACGCACCGAGGAGGGATATATAGACGGAGGTGTGTTTAACATCGCTGCAAATGCAAATCCCCTACTTGCTATAAACGACACTACGAATTACCTAAGCTGGAAAGGTATACAAAGTACGGATCTGTACAATCCGCTACGAAGCTTAAGAATAGATGGTAAGGGAAATCAGAACAGACTTCTTACAACAAATTATATAGTTTTGAATCCTGTTGAGGGATTAAATATCCGTTCAGGCTTTTCAGCAGATATCAGAAATCAAAACTATTATAATTACTTTCCAAGGGATATCGGTCAGTCTTTACGTAACTCAACTAACGGTAGTGCAACTCATAAAAAGGACAACTGGCTGAATTGGCAATGGGATAATTCTATATCATACGATCGAAATTACGGAAGGCATAATTTCTCAGGTTTGGTGAGTTTTGGCCTGACCAGAAATAACTATGACTATAACCAGATCACGGCCTGGGGGTTTGCTACCGACGATTTTTCTTATAAGTATCTCGGAGGAGCCTATCTTAAAGATAAGTTTCAGCTGGCATCCGACTTCGTGACAAATTCCCTGATTAGTTATGTAGCAAGATTGAACTATAGTTATGATAACAAATACTTTGCAACGCTAACTAGTCGCTATGATGGTTCTTCCAGATTTGGAAACGGGAACCGGTGGGGGCTATTTCCCTCTTTAGCCTTAAGCTGGGATATTGGAAAAGAAGAATTCATGCGTAACCTGCGTTTTGATATTCTTAAGGTGCGCGCCGGCTACGGTATTGCCGGCAATCAGAATATTCCTAATTTCGCATACCGTTCATTGTACTGGCCGCAAATCAGTAATAATTCGGTTACCTATGTATCTGACGGCAGGCTTGGGAATGAGAGTCTTCGGTGGGAGAAACAAAAACAATTGAACTTTGGCCTGGATGGTGCGATTCTAAATAACCGACTGTCTTTTAGTGCCGACTATTTTGTTATTCATAACGACGATCTTTTGATGCGGAGGACTCTTTCATCTACCACAGGGTTTTCCAATACGATTGATAATGTAGGATCTCTGCTGAATAAAGGTGTTGAATTCCTTGTAAATATCCAAGCGGTTAAGAAAAAGGAAGTTCAATGGGACTTTAGTTTAAATATATCATCCTATAAGAATAAGATAACGAAACTCTACGGTAATGTCGACGCGATATATAATTTCGGGGGATTTACCGGCGTAGAGATCCAAAGAGAGGGTAACCTGTTTCTGGGAAGATCACTTAATTCTATTTACACTTACCAGTTCGACCGGGTTGCTCAGGAATCAGATATGGAGCGTATCGCCGATATTGATTTCGGAGGACGTACCATAAGGCCGGGTGACATAATACCAATTGATCAAAATGGGGACAGAAAGATTGATGATGCGGACCGTGTAGTAGTGGGCAAAACTGATCCTAAATTTTACGGTGGTTTTTCGTCGAATCTGTTCTATCGAAATCTCTCTCTCAATGCTGTTTTTAACTATAACTACGGAGGCAGGAGAGTCAATTACTTCTACGAAGGCTTGATGGGGGGTACAGGAGAATACGCCGGGGTTGAAGATCAACTTGATAGATGGACCCCTCAGAATACTGATACCGATATACCAAGGGCATATCGCGGAGCTGGCAGATATAGTATTGGCGAAACTGACTATTCTGTTCAAAGTATATCATTTCTCAGGTTAACCGCTCTTACTGTTTCATATGATTTCAAGCAAAATTTTGTAAAAAAGGCGAATCTAAGAAATCTTAAGCTCTATTTTACAACAAGTAATTTGTTTACACTCACGAAGTATAAAGGATACGATCCTGAGGGTGGCGATGGATATCCTACAGCAAGGATGTTTGTAACGGGAATAAATGTTGGTTTCTAA
- a CDS encoding AraC family transcriptional regulator, whose translation MNPATEPKKRIKEGFIGQKLIVLPPNIKRNIARNPLIKSFYLTAIGHYPKASLHGIERKTGCNEYILIYCIEGKGDISISNVQYNIDPNTYLIIPRNVPHKYRSSTSNPWSIYWVHFSGDLAQFIYNRSLLNDQPHVYTVPYDENRIKQFQQICYILEHSYNEKEMEILNIHLLHFISSLIYYKEINPALYDNDIVSQSIAYMKKNIAMKFTIEDLALQQRISISHYSRIFKHKTGASPINYFNQLKIQKSCQYLYFTDSNIKEICALLGFDDPYYFSRLFTKLMGVSPSAYKKKHKK comes from the coding sequence ATGAATCCAGCTACAGAGCCGAAAAAAAGAATTAAGGAAGGATTTATCGGGCAAAAGCTGATTGTTTTACCACCTAATATTAAGCGTAATATTGCCAGGAACCCGCTTATTAAAAGTTTCTATTTAACTGCGATAGGTCACTACCCTAAAGCGAGTCTTCATGGGATAGAAAGAAAAACGGGCTGTAATGAATATATTCTGATCTATTGCATTGAGGGGAAAGGTGACATATCAATCAGCAACGTTCAATATAATATTGATCCCAATACTTATCTGATCATTCCCAGAAATGTCCCACATAAATATAGAAGTTCCACAAGTAATCCCTGGAGTATCTATTGGGTGCATTTTAGTGGAGACCTGGCCCAATTTATTTATAACCGCTCTTTACTAAATGATCAGCCTCATGTGTATACCGTTCCATATGATGAGAACAGGATTAAACAATTTCAGCAGATATGCTATATTCTGGAACATAGCTATAATGAAAAAGAGATGGAAATATTGAACATCCATCTTTTACATTTTATTTCCTCGCTCATTTACTATAAGGAGATCAATCCCGCCCTTTACGATAATGACATTGTAAGCCAGTCGATAGCTTATATGAAAAAGAACATTGCCATGAAATTCACAATAGAGGACTTGGCGCTGCAACAACGTATTTCGATATCTCATTATTCGAGAATTTTTAAGCATAAAACAGGAGCCTCGCCCATCAATTACTTCAACCAGCTTAAAATCCAGAAATCGTGTCAATATCTCTATTTTACTGATTCGAACATCAAAGAAATATGTGCTCTGCTGGGATTTGACGACCCGTACTATTTTTCAAGATTGTTTACCAAGCTAATGGGCGTATCCCCTTCAGCATATAAAAAGAAGCATAAAAAATAA
- a CDS encoding phosphoglycerate kinase, translating to MKTIDNLNFSGKKALIRVDFNVPLDKDFNITDDNRIQGALPTIKKILADGGSVILMSHLGRPKEGPTEKYSLKHIVKHLSGVLGKDVQFADDCIGDQAKEKAAALKNGDVLLLENLRFYKEEEKGNEEFAEKLSKLGDVYVNDAFGTAHRAHASTAIIAKFFPDAKYFGYLMAGELENAEKVLNKAERPFTAIMGGAKVSDKILLIERLLEKVDNLLIGGGMAYTFAKAQGGTIGKSLVEEDKLDLALSLIEKAKSRGVKLILPVDSVIADAFAADANTDVANNDNIKDGWMGLDIGPEAVKLYKDVVASSKTILWNGPMGVFEMEKFENGTKAVAEAVVEATSKGAFSLIGGGDSAAAVAKFGFEDQVSYVSTGGGALLEYMEGKELPGVKAINE from the coding sequence ATGAAAACCATCGATAATCTGAATTTCTCAGGGAAAAAGGCGCTGATCCGCGTAGACTTTAATGTACCGCTCGACAAAGATTTTAATATCACGGATGACAACCGTATTCAAGGTGCGCTGCCTACTATAAAGAAGATCCTTGCCGATGGCGGATCTGTAATTTTGATGTCGCATCTCGGAAGGCCAAAAGAAGGACCTACTGAAAAATATTCGCTTAAGCATATTGTAAAACATCTTTCGGGCGTGCTTGGTAAAGATGTTCAGTTTGCAGATGACTGTATCGGCGATCAGGCGAAAGAAAAGGCCGCTGCATTAAAGAACGGAGATGTGCTTCTTCTTGAAAATCTTCGTTTTTATAAAGAAGAAGAAAAAGGGAACGAAGAATTTGCTGAAAAGTTGAGCAAACTGGGTGATGTTTATGTAAACGATGCGTTCGGGACAGCTCACAGGGCCCACGCCTCTACGGCAATCATTGCCAAGTTCTTTCCTGACGCAAAATATTTCGGTTACCTGATGGCCGGTGAGCTTGAAAATGCTGAAAAAGTATTGAATAAAGCTGAAAGACCATTTACTGCTATCATGGGTGGAGCTAAAGTATCAGATAAGATCCTGCTAATCGAACGTTTGTTAGAGAAAGTAGATAACCTGCTGATTGGCGGCGGTATGGCATATACGTTCGCTAAAGCACAAGGCGGAACTATCGGTAAATCTCTTGTAGAAGAAGATAAACTTGATCTTGCTCTAAGCCTGATTGAAAAGGCAAAAAGCCGTGGCGTGAAGCTGATATTGCCGGTTGATTCGGTTATTGCTGACGCTTTTGCTGCTGATGCAAATACCGATGTGGCTAACAATGATAATATTAAAGATGGCTGGATGGGCTTAGATATCGGTCCTGAAGCTGTTAAGTTATACAAAGACGTGGTTGCCAGTTCAAAAACAATTTTATGGAACGGCCCAATGGGCGTTTTTGAAATGGAAAAATTTGAAAACGGAACTAAAGCTGTTGCCGAAGCTGTTGTTGAGGCTACTTCTAAAGGAGCGTTCTCGCTGATTGGAGGAGGTGATTCAGCCGCTGCTGTCGCTAAATTTGGTTTCGAAGATCAGGTTAGCTATGTTTCTACTGGTGGTGGTGCTTTACTTGAATACATGGAAGGTAAAGAGCTTCCCGGGGTGAAGGCAATCAATGAATAA
- a CDS encoding GNAT family N-acetyltransferase, with protein sequence MIEFISAEQTLPLRNEILRNGKLLLEDCRFEGDEAAEAFHVGYFKEGQLIAVVSFLPQGREGFSGMGYRLRGMAVLPEYRKKGIGNLIANFGVLYLKGKKVSYVWCDARKVAYSFYLGQGFEFISEEFEIQNIGPHRVMYLKLS encoded by the coding sequence ATGATCGAATTTATCAGCGCTGAACAGACCCTGCCATTAAGAAACGAGATTTTAAGGAACGGCAAACTGCTTTTGGAAGATTGCCGGTTTGAAGGCGACGAAGCAGCTGAAGCATTTCATGTTGGATACTTTAAAGAAGGCCAGTTAATAGCTGTTGTTTCTTTTCTGCCGCAAGGTAGAGAGGGATTTAGTGGAATGGGTTACAGGCTAAGGGGAATGGCTGTTCTACCTGAATATAGAAAGAAGGGAATTGGAAACCTCATTGCTAATTTTGGTGTTTTATATCTAAAAGGCAAAAAAGTTAGCTATGTTTGGTGCGATGCCCGAAAGGTAGCTTATAGCTTTTATCTGGGTCAGGGATTTGAATTTATATCAGAAGAATTCGAAATTCAGAACATAGGGCCGCACAGGGTAATGTATCTTAAACTTTCATAA